In a single window of the Gossypium hirsutum isolate 1008001.06 chromosome D02, Gossypium_hirsutum_v2.1, whole genome shotgun sequence genome:
- the LOC107907679 gene encoding auxin-induced protein X10A — protein MGIRFLEMVLHAKQTIRRWSHSKHQCSYRTSSSVNVPKGHFAVYVGDEEKNKRFVVPISYLKHPLFQALLNQAEQEFGFDHPLGGLMVPCDEDEFINLTSRINHA, from the coding sequence ATGGGGATTCGGTTCCTTGAGATGGTGCTTCATGCAAAGCAAACTATACGAAGATGGTCACATTCTAAACACCAATGCTCTTATCGGACATCGAGTTCAGTTAATGTCCCGAAAGGCCATTTCGCTGTTTATGTCGGAGATGAAGAGAAGAACAAGAGATTTGTGGTCCCGATATCATACTTGAAGCACCCTTTGTTCCAAGCCTTGTTGAATCAGGCTGAACAAGAGTTTGGGTTTGATCATCCATTGGGTGGTCTCATGGTTCCTTGTGATGAAGACGAATTCATCAACCTCACTTCTCGTATAAACCATGCCTGA
- the LOC107907676 gene encoding auxin-responsive protein SAUR21, which produces MGIRLPEMMLHAKQTIRRWSRSKHQYSYRTSSSVNVPKGHFAVYVGDEEKNKRLVVPISYLKHPLFQALLNQAEQEFGFDHPLGGLMVPCAEDEFINPTSRTMHA; this is translated from the coding sequence ATGGGGATTCGGTTGCCTGAGATGATGCTTCATGCGAAGCAAACTATACGAAGGTGGTCACGTTCTAAACACCAATACTCTTATCGGACATCGAGTTCAGTTAATGTCCCGAAAGGCCATTTTGCTGTTTATGTCGGAGACGAAGAGAAGAACAAGAGATTGGTGGTCCCGATATCATACTTGAAGCACCCTTTGTTCCAGGCCTTGTTGAATCAAGCCGAACAAGAGTTTGGGTTTGATCATCCATTGGGTGGTCTTATGGTTCCTTGTGCTGAAGACGAATTCATCAACCCCACTTCTCGTACTATGCATGCCTGA